The Kiritimatiellia bacterium DNA window GTCGTGCGCAGTTCCCGCTCTTCAAACGGCTTTAATAAATAGCCGAAGGCATTGGCTTCCTTCGCGCGGCCGATGGTGCTTTCATCGGAGAAAGCCGTAAGAAAAACAACGGGCGCGCCCGAATGCGATGTGATCTGCTTCGCGGTTTCAATGCCGTCGGTTTCCCCCTTCAGCATGATATCCATCAGAACGAGGTCGGGGGGCTTTTCCCGGGCGGCGGCCAGCGCCTCCTCGCCCGAGGAAGACACGGCACAGATTGAATAACCGAGGCCCAGCAGGCTGTTTTCAATATCCTTGGCCACAATGGCCTCGTCCTCCACAATCATGATGGAAGGCGGAGGCGCGCTGTTTTTAGGCGGCATTATTTCTGCATTCATATTTTTGTTACGGCAACCCGGCGGCGGCTTTCCGCCCCTATTCTTTCGCGGCAAAATACGCGAAACGCGGCGCTGCGACCCATGGCCAACCGGCCCCCTCCGGCAGGCGATCAACCCGGCGCGCCGTTTCTTCCATAGACACTACCAAATCCACCCGCCAAAAGCACGCCTTTAATATTGCCAGGCGGGAAAAATGTCCGCAAATTTTCTTTCCAACAAGATTAATAATGTGTAAAATGCAAAACAAATGCAAATTAATTTGGCACGGATTTTAGGCTTGGCGTTTTTTGCGATCGCCCTGGCGTCGGCGGGCGAGGCGCGCATCAAGCTCGTGGCCCTGCCCGACCGCGCCAAAACCGTTATCCGCCTGGATAATCCGCGCGCCACCCTGATAGAAGAGGAACGGCTCCTCCCCCTTCAAAAAGGGCTGAACAAGATTGATTTTTCATGGAAAGGCGTCAGCATTGACGAGGATTCCATCCGGCTTCTGCCCCTTGGCAAACCCGAAGACGTTGTGATTTTGAACGTGAGTTATCCGCCCGGTGAAGAAGCCCTGCTCTGGGAAATCAACAGCCGGGAAGCCGGCGAACAGCCAATCCGGATATCGTATCTCCTTTCCAATATAGACCGGCTTATCGCCTACCGGCTGATGGTTGACAAGCCCGAAACAAAAGCCGACCTGGCGGGATACGTAATCCTGCGCAATTTCTCGGGCGAGGATTTTGAACGCTCTGTCGTAAGCCTCGGCCAGGGCGGCCCTTTTGAACAGCAGGCGCTGAGCCATGAGGAAACGCGCCGGATTCTTTTCTTGAAGGCGCCCGCCGTGCCGATAAAAAAAACATGGACATTTGACGCCGCCCGCAAGCCCTGGGACCCGGCGGAGCTTGACCGGAACGTCGGTATTCCCGTGTTTTATGAAATAACCAACTCCCGGGAAAACAACCTCGGCCAATTCATGCTTTGGGGCGGCAAATGCCGGGTTCATCAGGACGACGGCCGGGCAACCGCTATTTTCCTGGGCGAGGATGAGGCCCAAGTCGTCCCCGTCGGCGAAAAAATGGAAATCGGCGTGGGCGAAAGCCGCGACATTTCCGTGACCCAGCGGCTCATGGAACAGCGCCGGGTCAACTTGCGCAAAAACACGGACGAACGGATCATTCTTTACGACAGCGACGAAACGATCTCCGCCAAAATTGAAAATTTCAAGGATAAACCCGCCGCATTGACCATGTTACAGCATATCCGCGGGCAATGGGAAATGGCGGAATGCAATTTGAAATACGAGCGCAAAGACGCCGAAACCATCCGTTTTTTAATTGATCTGCCGCCGCAAGGACGGCAGGAACTGAAAATGCATTATATCCGCCGGAATATCCGCCCGGGGATGGAAAACGTTTCCGTGTGCGGGAAAAAGTGAAAGGATGCTTTCTTTGCGATTGAACCGATATCGCCATCACGGGCGGCGCGGCAAACATGCCGTTACTCCGCCCTCTTTTCTCACCGCGCGGGCGATGGCTTCCCGCCCCGCCCTTATTCCGCTTATGCTTCTGGCCTTTTTTTGCGCCGCCCCGCTCCCCTCCCCGGCGAAAACCGATTTGGTTACATTGCCGGCCCGGGAAAACGTGCAGTTGACCATTTATAATTCCGCGGATCTGACGCTGGTCCGCGAACAGCGCCTGCTGACCTTGAGGTCCGGGCTGAACCGTTTGCAGTTTTCCTGGGCCGGCACCCTTATTGACCCGACGAGCCTGGAACTGACGCCGAAGGAACACGGCGATAAAATTGAGGTTGTTTCCCTGGCTTATCCGCCGCGCGTTGCGCAGGCGGGGGTTTGGAGCGTCAACAGCCGCGCGGCATGCAAGGTGCCGGTTGAAATCACCTATTTGACGAGCGGTCTTTCATGGCGGGCTTTTTACCTCGGGCTGATTTCCGAAGACGAGTGCTCAATGCGCCTGGAAGCGTACGTCCGGGTAAACAACAACAGCGGCGAGGATTACGAGAACGCCAGCACGCGTTTAATCGTGGGCACAATCCATATTCTGGATGAAATCGCCGCCCTCGCCCGGCGCCATTACCCGTATGGCACTCCCCTGCCCCTCTTGCCTGATAGCGTCCGCGTGGACGGTGATATGCGGTTGGAAGACAAAGTAAGAAGACAAACTGCCAAATCCCAGGTGGTGCTGGCCGCCGCAGGGGCCATGGCGCCGAAGGAAATCGTCAAGGAAGGCCTGAGCGAATACTTTTTATACACCATTGAAGGCACGGAAACCATTCCGCACGGCTGGGGCAAACGTTTGCCAAGTTTTTCGGCGGACAATATCGCCATCACCAATCTTTACAAGTACGAAGAGGAAAAATACGGGCGGCAGGTAACGCGTTTCATCAGTTTCATCAACGATAAGGCCAACCATCTGGGGGAAACCCCCATCCCGGACGGCCAAATGAGGTTTTTCCGCCTTATTGACAAGGCCGGCGCGCTTTCCTACGAAGGCCGGTCGGAATTCAAGTATATCCCAGTAAACAAAGAAGCGGAATTAAACCTCGGCCCCGTTGACAACGTGGTCGTTGAAATCACTTTGATGGATTTCAAAAGCGATAATTACATTTTTGACGTCCATAAAAACATTTGCGGCTGGGATGAAATCCGCGAATTCAAGGTTGAAGTCAAAAACACCCGGCCTTTGCCGGTGCGGGTGGAAATAAAACGCCGTCTGCCGGTCCCCTCCTGGGAAATGACCCGCGGCGGCGACTGCGGGAATTTTGAGAAAATTGATCTGCAGACGGTAAAATTCACGCTCTCCCTGCCGGCCGCTTCAAAAAAGGAATTCCGTTACATTGCCACAACCAGGCACGGCACGCGGGCGGAAAGATAATCGCACAGGGAGGTTCACATGAAAAACAAACTTCTGGCAACAAGTCTGACGGCGTTTATGGCATTTTGTTTTTTAGAGAACGGTTTCGCGCAGCAACAGCCTTGCTGCCAGGCCGGCGCCCCTTTCGGTCCGCCCGGCTTGAAAATGCAAAAAACACAGCCATCGGCCCGTGCCGAGGACTGGGTCAATGCCTGGCAAGCGGCCAAACAGGCCTGCCCCGGGGCGGACACCGTGGCAATTCAGTTGGTTGACCGGTTGGGGCCGTCCTTCCAGGCGTTGAAAGTTTTTGAATCCGTTACTCTGGCGGCCTTCGGCGAACTCCTCGTAATCACCGTCAAAGAAACGAAAAAAAAGGAAGAACAGGTTATCGTAATCCGCGCCGCCGACATGGTCAGAATTGAGGCCGTCCGGCGCGCGGGCGCGCAAGATTGACGATAGTGTTTTTGAGCCGCCGGGCGCAAGCTGTTTTATTCGCTTTCCGATGTATCCCCGTCAGCCGACCGGCGAGCCAGGCGGCGCGCCGCGAATTTAAGGAGCGGCACAATTGCGATCCCCCCCAGCGCAGTGAGCGCGCCCATGAGAAAGATGCGGGCGATTCCGGCCGGAGTATCCGGCCATGCCTCTCCGGCGCATGACGACTGCGGCCCGTAATACAAAAGGACAAGCGCAATGAGAATCACCGGCACGGGCAGTATCCAGGAAAGCAGACGCTTGGCGTAATCCGGAAGCGGCGCGTACCAGACCAGGCAACTGATGAACGCCGTAGCCGCGGTTCCGGCGGCATACGCCGTCAGAAGCTTCAATAAATGTTCGCTCACTTGAAGGTCTCAATATTTAATTTTTCTCGGACCGCTCATATTGGAGCAGCTGGCGGCAGGCATTAATGAACGTTTCGGACAGGCTGATCTCTTCGCGGGCCTGCGCCTCGGTGAAATGCGAGAACGCGGTATAATCGCTCAATTCGCGATAGGTCTCAAGGCGGGATAAATGACCCGCGGTTTCTTCCGTAACCGTGCCGGCCCGCACAAAATTATGATGGAACAACTGAATGACCCCGCGATGGGTTTTTGCTTCAATGCCGCGCGAAACAAGAAGGGCGCGCGCCCAATGAAAAGCGGCATAATATGCCCGTGAAACGGCGTCATTATAAAAGCCGGACGATAAAAGATGCCGGGCGGCGCCAAGCGCTTCGTCTCCGCGCCGCGCTTCGTCGTCAGAATTTTTTACGGCATTATCTTTTGTCATAAATCCATTCCTTCCCGCTGCACTTCAATGGCAAAGAGACGCTCGCGTTCCAGTAATCGGGCAAAATCCGACTCAGCCATAAATAAAGGCTGGATGAGGATGCCGCTGCCGCCGACTCCCAGTTCCGTTGCCCGGCAAATAAGCCAACGTTCATCATCGCCGGCAATATGATCCAGCAAAACAAGGATATCAATATCCGATTCCGGCGACCAGTCTCCCCGCGCCGCAGAACCGTAAAGACAAATCCGGCGCAATCGGTTTTTGAAGTGTTCCCTTGTTTCCAATGCGTATTGACGGGCCAGATTCCTCACCTCGGCCAGCTTTGTCCCGCCGGTTTCAATGTCGGTTTTGGCGATCATAATGACCATCCCAGCATGGAATTAAATTTATCATCAGTTCTGACAAAATCAAGCCGCATCGTTCCGGCAAAACGGGCGGTGAATTAAAAAACAATCGCGGAAAAGACCGGATAATTCGCCAGTTTGGCCCGTCCCTTAAGGCCGGCCAGTTCAATCAGAAAGGCGATTTCCTTTATCTTTCCGCCCAGTTTTTCAATCATGGCCGCGGTGGCCGCGGCCGTGCCGCCCGTGGCCAGAAGGTCGTCAATGACAAGAATGGTCTCGCCCGGCTGGATGGCGTCAACATGCATGCTGAGCGCGGCGGAACCGTATTCAAGCTCGTAGGATTGCTCTATTGTTTGGAAAGGCAATTTGCCTTTTTTGCGGACCGGGATAAAGCCGGCGTCGAGTTTAAGCGCCGCCGCCGCGCCGAAAATAAAGCCGCGCGCGTCAACCGCCGCCACTTTGCTGACGCTCCCCCTGGGATGGCGCTTGCAAAGGATGTTGACGGCCGCCTTAAAAAGACGGGGGTCGGCCAGGACGGGGGTGATATCCCTGAAAATAATGCCCTTCTGCGGAAAATCGGGGATATCGCGGATGGCGGACTTGATTTTTTTAATGCTCATAATTTTGCTCCTCTGGATTGTTATGGCCTTTCAACGCTAAATTAACATTTCGCAAAAAACGTTCCAAGCCAATTCTTTCAACCGGAGTTCCGCTGAATTTTTTCGCAAATTCCTCCTGATTCAAGGCGGCTAATTCCGCAAGCGGCGGCACGACGGAAGGCGGCACGTCAAATTCGGGCATGACCGGCGCCGGGCGGCGGCGGTTCCACGGGCAAACCGCGGTGCAACAATCGCATCCGAAAATCGAATTGCCTGCAAAAGGCTGCCGGGCCGGGTCAAGTCCGCCTTTGTGTTCAACGGTCAAATAAGAAATGCAGCGCCGCGCGTCAACACAATTGCCGGGCATTATCGCGCCGGCCGGACAGGCGTCAACGCAAAGGCGGCAAGCGCCGCATTGCGGCCGCAATTCACGGTCCGGCTCAAGCGCGATATTGACCATCAATTCTCCGAGAAAAAAACAGCATCCGATTTCCGGGTTGACCACGCTTCCCTGCCGGCCGATCCATCCTATTCCCGCCCGCACCGCCCATTCCCTTTCGGCCAGCGGGGCCGAATCAACACACACGCGCCCGCCGCAGGCGCGGCCGGTTTTCGCGTCAAGCGCCGCGGAAAGCTGTTTCAGCTTTGCCCGCACGACATCATGGTAATCCGCGCCGCGCGCATAGTTTGATATCGGACAATCATTTTGTTCCGCAGGATAAGGGGCGGCCGCGACGATAATGGATTTTGCCTGCGGCGCCAGGTTGCGCGGGTCGGCGCGCAGCGCCGCGCGTTTTTTCAAATAATCCATCCCGCCGCAGCAACCGCGGGAAAGCCATTCATTAAAAGCGGGAAAGGATTTGCTCGGCCCGGCGGCGGCAATCCCCACCGCGCCGAAACCGAGCGCAAACGCCTGCTCGCGGATAAATTGTTCAAGCTTCATATCCGGAAAGAGCCGGTCGCGGCAAGTTTGGATGGCGCCCCGGCCGCCTTAAGCGTCCCTTGTCAAGATCAGCATGACCTCTTCCGCCACTTCCCGCGGAGCGAGGCCGGAAGTATTTATGCGGTTCGGAATTGACTCATAGAGGCCGCGGCGCTGTTCCATCAGATTTTTAATGTTCTGGAGCTTATCGCTTTTTTCCAGCAGCGGTCGCGCAGTTGAAGAAGAAACCCGGCGCAGAATTTCCTCTTCGGCGGCGAACAGACAAATCACCTTTCCGGTCCGGCTGAAATCGCGGACATTGTCCGGATCAAGGACAATGCCGCCGCCGGCGGCGATGACCTGGTTTTTTGCGGCCGCAAGCTCACGCGCCAGTTGCCGTTCCATATTGCGGAAATACGGCTCGCCGTCCTCGGCAAAAATGCGGGCGATGGATTTGCCGGTCCGCTCTTCCAGTTCGGAATCCATGTCAACGAATTTCTTGCGCAATTGTTCCGCCAGTATTTTTCCAACTGTGGTTTTGCCGGTCCCCATGAAACCGGCGAGGATTATGTTTCCAGACATGATATTTTCCTGTCAAATGGAACGGCTTAAGGCGGGCTTATGCCCGCAACCCAAATTAAAAAAAAGAACAACTACGGAGTCGCCGAGGCACGGAGTTAAACAAGAGGAGCTTTTGGTCAAATTTGAGGCCGGCGTCCCGCCGCTCCTAAATTTGACAAACCCAGTTCTCTTTTGGAGGAAGACGAGAGATTCCATCTGTTCTTCAACCGCCATTTTATGCTCCTTCTTTCTCCAATACAGTTCGTTGCTTGAAATCAGGTTTTGCGTCCGGTAAAATCTGATTTCAAGCAATCTCTTCTTCGCATCCTATCTCTGTGGTGAATCTTTTCAGATCAAACTTTCCTGTTGTTTGGCACAGCTTCAAACGTTTAAGATGCGCTCCGCAGCCAGCCCAAATACGCGGACCACCAATCGCTTCCCCCCGCCATCCAGACGATTGCCGCCAGAGCGAGATACGGTCCGAACGGGATTTTACTGCCCATGCCTTTCCGCCCGCACAAAACCATGGCAAGCCCGGCCAGGGCGCCGGCCAGGGAGGCGATCATAATCGTGAAAACAACCGCCTGCCAGCCGAGGAAAGCGCCAAGCGCCGCCAGCAGTTTCACATCCCCCATGCCCATGGCTTCCTTCCGGAAAGCCAGGCGGCCGAGTTCTCCGACCAGCCAGAGAGACATGCCGCCGATCAGCATTCCCACGAATGCGGTGCGGAAAGATTCCGCATGGGTGTTCACCCCGTGGAGTTGCGGAAAAACAATGCTGATCAGCAACCCGGCAAAAATGCCGCCGATTGTGATCTGATCGGGGATAATCATGTAATCAAAGTCTATGAAGGTGGCGATAATCAACCCCGTTGCGACCAGCCAGTAGACAAGAGTCCGGACGTCAAATCCGTAACGCAGGAAAACGACCAGGAAAAGCGCGCCCGTCAGCAGCTCAACCAGAAAGTAACGCCGCGATATTTCACCCGTACAGGCCCGGCAGCGGCCGCCCAGAAAAAGGAGGCTTAGCAACGGGATATTGTCAAACCAGGCGATCAACGCCCCGCAATCCGGACAATGCGAGCGCGGCACGATTACGGAACGCCCCAGCGGCATGCGGTAGATGCAGACATTTGCAAAACTGCCGATACATGTTCCCAGGATGAAAGCGATAATGCTGTAAAAAACAAATATTGCGTAAGGCATGAAAGCCCCTTAAATCTGGATCACAACTCGCGTCCGTACACGGCTTTTTCCAGGGTTTTGCGCATGACGTCAATCGGGGCTTTTTTTCCGGTCCAGAGTTCCAGCGCAAGCGCGCCCTGGAAGAGAAGCATATCAAGACCGTTGGCGGCCAGGGCGCCCGCCGCCCGGGCAATTTTCATCAGCCCCGTTTCGGGGAACATGTAAATCAGGTCGTAAAATTTTTGTTTCCGCGAAAAGGCGTCCTTGTCAAGCAAGGGAAGATCGTTCGGGTGCATGCCGACCGGCGTGGCTTGCACCACCAGGTCGGCGGAACGCGCCGCGCGGTTGCGCGCCGCGCGCGGCGCGGGCGCGATTTCAAGGTCAATGCGCGGCCGGGCGGCTTTGATGTCCACCGCCAGTTTTTCCGCGCGTTTCAGGTCGGAATCGGCCAGCACAATTTTTTTTGCGCCCGCCCCGGCGCAGGCCAGGGCCACCGCGCGGCCGGCTCCGCCGCAGCCCAACAGAAAAACAATCTGCCCTTCCGGCGAGCATTTAAAAGTTTTTTTGAGCGCCGCCAGAAACCCATGCCCATCCGTGCTGTAGCCTTTCATGCCGCCGGGAAAGAACTTTACGGTGTTCACCGAGCCGAGCCGCCGGGCGGCGGGATCAATGTTTTTCAACCCGCGGAAAGCCGCTTCCTTGAGCGGCACCGTAAGATTGACGCCGGCGAACCCCATTTCCATCATGCTTTTCAAAGTATCCAGCAACCGTTCGGGCCGGACATCAAACGCCAGGTAGACCGCGTCCAGCCCCATTTTTTCCAGGGCCGCATTCTGCATTTGGGGGGAAAGCGAATGGGCAATCGGGTGACCGATGACGGCATAGAGTCTGGTAGAGGAAGAGATGTTCATGATGCTTGCTTCCCGCCCATCGTCAAATGCCGGTTTACGCACGCCAGATAGGCGGCTGCGCTGGCCTGGACAATATCGGTGTTGGCGGCTTTCCCGCTGACAATGTCCGCGCCGAACGAGACGCGGACGCTCACTTCACCCTGGGCGTCTTTGCCGATGGTAACGGCCTGGATGGAATAATCAACCAATTTTCCCTTCACGCCGGAGATCCGGTCTATTGTTTTCAATGCGGCGTCCACCGGGCCGTCGCCGCAGGCCGCGTCCTGGATGATGTTGTCGCCTTTCTTCAGGCGGATAGTGGCGGTGGGCACGGTTTTCGTCCCGGTCGTCACATTGAGGTAATCAAGAATATACAAACCACCGGCGGCCTCCTCCATTTCATCGCGCGCAATGGCGACCAGGTCGTCATCATAGACGGCCTTTTTCTTGTCGGCCAGTTCAATGAAACGGCCGTAGGCCCGCTCCAGTTCGCGCGGGCTCAATTTGAATCCCATGCGCGCGAGCCTTTCGCGGAAAGCGTGCCGGCCGGAATGTTTTCCGAGAATGAGTTCCGAGCCTTCAATGCCGACGTCCTGCGGGCGCATGATTTCGTAAGTTGTTCTTTCCTTGAGGATGCCGTCCTGATGAATGCCGGCCTCATGGGCAAAGGCATTGGCGCCGACAATCGCCTTGTTGCGTTGAACGACCATGCCGGTGAGTCCGCTGACAAGCTTGCTGGCGCGGTGCAATTCGCGCGTCAAAACATCCGTTTTCAGATGAAAGGCGTCCGCGCGGGTCCGCAAGGCCATGACGAGTTCCTCAAGGGCGCAGTTCCCGGCTCTTTCGCCGATGCCGTTGATAGTGCATTCCACGCCGCGCGCGCCGTTTTTCAAGGCGGCCAGCGAATTGGCCACCGCCAGGCCGAGATCATTGTGACAGTGCACATTGATAACCGCCCCGGAAATATTCGGGACATTTTCAAACAGGGAGGCAATCAGCGCTCCGAATTCATGCGGCACGGCATAACCGACTGTGTCGGGAATATTCACGGTGGCGGCCCCGGCGTCAATCACGGCCCGCGTAACCTCCGCGAGAAAATCCGGCTCCGTGCGGGTGGCGTCCTCGGGACTGAACTCCACGTCCGGGCAGAGGCGGCGCGCGTAGCGGACGGCGGAGGATGCCTGGCGGAGAATTTCTTTTTTATCCATTTTAAGCTTGAAGCGCCGGTGGATGGGGGAAGTGGCCAGGAAAACGTGGATTCTCCCGCGTTTACCGGCCGGCGCGACCGCCTCCGCGCAGCGTTCAATGTCCTTTTTCAGGCATCTTGACAGGCCGGCAATGCGCGGCCCCTTGATGTTTTCGGCGATGGCCTTTACCGCGTGAAAATCGTCCGGGGATGCGATCGGGAATCCGGCCTCAATCACGTCAACATTGAGACGCGCCAGTTGGCGCGCGATTTCCAGTTTTTCGCGGTGGTTGAGGCTGGCGCCCGGGCACTGCTCGCCGTCCCGGAGGGTTGTGTCAAAAATCAAAACCTTGTCAGGTTTCATTGTCTTCTCCATAGCTTGTCATTTTTATAAAGTCACATCCACAACTCCCTTGCTATTCCTTCCCCTCCGTCCTTCCCAGGGCAATCACTCCGGTCCGGGAAACATCCACGATACCGTTTGCCCGCACCAATTCAAGGAAATTGTCAATTTCATCGCTGCCGCCGACAATCTGAATTGTGAGCGATTTATGATGGACATGAACCACCTCGGCCTTGAAGAGGGAGGCCAGCTCCATGACTGACGAGCGATTCCGGCCGGAAATCTGCACTTTTATCAAAGCCAGTTCGCGGTCAATGAACTTTTCGCCGGTCAAATCGTAGACCTTGATGACGTCCACCAGCTTGTTCAGCTGTTTGGTCACCTGTTCCAGGACGCGGTCGTCTCCGGGCACGGTCATGGTGATTCTGGAAACCGTCAGGTCATGGGTCGGCGCCACGTTGAGCGTCTCAATATTATAACCGCGGCCGGAAATCAGGCCGACCACCCGGGCCAGGACGCCGGGCTTGTTTTCAACCAGAACTGAAATAACATGTTTCATGTTTTTAACCTGTTAATGCTTTTATCCTTCTTCCTTTGTGCCTCTCTTCTTACGCCATGCTTTGAATCATTTCGGTCAGGGAGGCGCCCGCCGGGACCATGGGATACACGTTGGCCTCAGGCTCAACCATGCACTCCACGACCACGGGGCCGTCATGGGTAAACGCCTTTTTCAAGGTTGCCTCAACCTGCGCGCGCGCCTCCACTCTGAGTCCGAGCGCGCCGTGGGCTTCGGCCAGCCTGACGAAATCCGGCAGGTATTTGGCGCCTTTTTTTGTCTTGATGTTTTCATTCTTGCCGCGCTCCGCCTGTCCCAAACGCGTGGCGGAATATTCCTTTTTGTAAAACAGTTCCTGCCATTGCCGCACCATTCCCAGGTAACCGTTGTTCAGGATAACGATTTTGATCGGCACGTTATGCTCAACCGCCACCACCACTTCCTGGAAATTCATCTGCGCACTGCCGTCGCCGGAAATATCAACCACGATTTTATCGGGCCGGGCGATCTGGGCGCCGATGGCCGCCGGCAGACCGAAGCCCATGGTGCCCAGGCCGCCGGACGAGATAAAAGTCCGCGGCTGGGTATATTTATAATACTGAGCGGCCCACATCTGGTGCTGGCCGACCTCGGTAACAATGACCGCCTCGCCCTTGGTCAGGCTGTAAATCTGCTCAATGACGTACTGCGGCATCAATTTTTTGGAATCGCGGTCATAAGAGAAGGGATGTTTTTCTTTCCACGCCATAATCTGTTCTCGCCATTCTTTCCTTTCCCCGGAGTCAACATGGGGAAGCAATGCGCGCAGAATGCTTTTCACATCGCCCACAACCGGGATATCAACCGGCACGCTTTTTGAAATGGCGCTGGGATCAATGTCAATATGGGCGATCCGCGCTTTGGGCGCAAATTCCGATATCTTGCCCGTCACCCGGTCGTCAAACCGGGCGCCGATTGAAACCAGCAGATCGCAATGGTGCGTGGCGTAATTGGCCGTAACGCTCCCATGCATGCCGAGCATACGCAGGGCCAAGGCGTCCGTTTCCGGAAAGGCTCCCAATCCCAGAAGCGTGGTAGTGACCGGCAGTCCGCTTTTATGCGCCAGCGCCGCCACTTCCGCGGCGGCGTTGCCTGCAATGGCGCCACCGCCGACGTAAAGGAGCGGACGGGCGGCCTTGTTTATCGCTTCCGCCAGCCGCGCGATCTGTTTGGGATGGCCATCGGTCGTCGGGTGGTAACTGCGGATATCCACCGCGTCCGGCGTCGGGGCGGACGTTGAGGCGCGCTGGACATCCTTGGGAATATCTATCAGCACCGGGCCGGGCCGGCCGGTGGCGGCGATGTGAAAAGCTTCCGCGATAATCCGCGGCAATTCATCCACGTTGCGGACCAGATAATTATGTTTGGTCACCGGGCGCGTAATGCCGGTGATATCCGCCTCCTGAAAGGCGTCATTGCCGATCATGGGGGTTGGAACCTGCCCGGTGATGCAGACCAGAGGGATGGAATCCATGTTGGCGTTGGCCAGTCCGGTCACGGTATTGGTGGCGCCGGGGCCGGAAGTCGCCAGGCAGCAGCCGACCTTGCCGCTGGCGCGCGCGTAGCCGTCGGCCATATGGGTGGCGCCCTGCTCGTGCCGGGCCAGGATGAATTCAAACGGCGCGTGGTATAATTTGTTAAAAATATCCAGAACCGAGCCGCCCGGCAGACCGAATATGGTTTTCACGCCCGCCTTTTTCAATCCGTCAATCAAACATTCAACTCCTGTGCGCATATATCCCCCTGTCAGAATAATTCGTGGTATTGGCTTATATCATACTGAAAACAAAAAACCCACCGTTTTTTTCGGCGGGTTCAAATCTCGTCCGGGTTATACGATGGTCCGTATCAGCCGGGAGGTTCTCCCACCGCGGGACGCAACACTACAAGCAGGCCGGCAACCGACAGCCCCGCCCCTTTTAACCGCGCGATGGAAGTTTTATTGCTCATGGCCAACTTTTTATCAATGCAATTTTAACATGTCAAATGTTTTTTTGTTTTTTTTGTAATGCATCAGTCTTATGGGTATTTGGTGAGATTTGATGATTCTGAGAATGCGCGGCGCATTTCGTTCGAA harbors:
- a CDS encoding 2-isopropylmalate synthase, giving the protein MKPDKVLIFDTTLRDGEQCPGASLNHREKLEIARQLARLNVDVIEAGFPIASPDDFHAVKAIAENIKGPRIAGLSRCLKKDIERCAEAVAPAGKRGRIHVFLATSPIHRRFKLKMDKKEILRQASSAVRYARRLCPDVEFSPEDATRTEPDFLAEVTRAVIDAGAATVNIPDTVGYAVPHEFGALIASLFENVPNISGAVINVHCHNDLGLAVANSLAALKNGARGVECTINGIGERAGNCALEELVMALRTRADAFHLKTDVLTRELHRASKLVSGLTGMVVQRNKAIVGANAFAHEAGIHQDGILKERTTYEIMRPQDVGIEGSELILGKHSGRHAFRERLARMGFKLSPRELERAYGRFIELADKKKAVYDDDLVAIARDEMEEAAGGLYILDYLNVTTGTKTVPTATIRLKKGDNIIQDAACGDGPVDAALKTIDRISGVKGKLVDYSIQAVTIGKDAQGEVSVRVSFGADIVSGKAANTDIVQASAAAYLACVNRHLTMGGKQAS
- the ilvN gene encoding acetolactate synthase small subunit, producing MKHVISVLVENKPGVLARVVGLISGRGYNIETLNVAPTHDLTVSRITMTVPGDDRVLEQVTKQLNKLVDVIKVYDLTGEKFIDRELALIKVQISGRNRSSVMELASLFKAEVVHVHHKSLTIQIVGGSDEIDNFLELVRANGIVDVSRTGVIALGRTEGKE
- the ilvB gene encoding biosynthetic-type acetolactate synthase large subunit; translation: MRTGVECLIDGLKKAGVKTIFGLPGGSVLDIFNKLYHAPFEFILARHEQGATHMADGYARASGKVGCCLATSGPGATNTVTGLANANMDSIPLVCITGQVPTPMIGNDAFQEADITGITRPVTKHNYLVRNVDELPRIIAEAFHIAATGRPGPVLIDIPKDVQRASTSAPTPDAVDIRSYHPTTDGHPKQIARLAEAINKAARPLLYVGGGAIAGNAAAEVAALAHKSGLPVTTTLLGLGAFPETDALALRMLGMHGSVTANYATHHCDLLVSIGARFDDRVTGKISEFAPKARIAHIDIDPSAISKSVPVDIPVVGDVKSILRALLPHVDSGERKEWREQIMAWKEKHPFSYDRDSKKLMPQYVIEQIYSLTKGEAVIVTEVGQHQMWAAQYYKYTQPRTFISSGGLGTMGFGLPAAIGAQIARPDKIVVDISGDGSAQMNFQEVVVAVEHNVPIKIVILNNGYLGMVRQWQELFYKKEYSATRLGQAERGKNENIKTKKGAKYLPDFVRLAEAHGALGLRVEARAQVEATLKKAFTHDGPVVVECMVEPEANVYPMVPAGASLTEMIQSMA